The DNA sequence ACATGGCAGACGTTCACTTCATTGTTGGTCCGCCCGGGGAATCAGAAAGGGTCCCAGCACACAAGGTGAGCCCACACACTGcatattttgttttcttccaaactgaacacacctgattcaaaCCATCAGCTTATCAGTAGAACTAATATATGTGTCAGAAAAGGAAAACTTTCCAGGCAATGCTTTGAAACTAGATGAAACACTGACGGATTGTCTCTTCTGCTTCTCTCAGTATGTGCTGGCAGTGGGGAGCTCGGTTTTCTGTGCCATGTTTTATGGGGATCTCGCAGAAGGGGACTCTGATATCCATATTCCAGATGTGGAACCCGCTGCTTTTCTCATCCTGCTCAAGTAAGACTCGCTCACTAATCACATCCGGGCATTAATAACAGGGCGACTCTGCTCTCATGCCCGGCAGCACAGATGGGATCACAGTGATGTCTTGGTTTAGCAGTTACCCTCTTATTTCAGAACTAGTAGCGACCTTTTACTGGATTGTGAATGCGAATGGTGTACTTTTCCCTGGGAAAGTTGGAAGTCACTATTTAAAGTGGTagtgatgcaataaaaaaaggCATGTTAAACAGATCAGCTTTTGTGAAGTATAAAATTTTCTTCCTATGGGGCACTTAAAACTTACCCTAACACTTCTATCTCCCTCTTCTTTATCAGATACATGTACAGTGATGAGATAGAACTGGCGGCTGACACAGTACTGGCTACGCTTTACGCTGCCAAGAAATATCTGGTGTCTGCTCTGGCTCGCGCATGTGTGGGTTTCCTCGAGACAAGCCTGGAGGCGCGAAATGCGTGTGTGCTGCTATCTCAAAGTCTGCTGTTCGAGGAGCCGGAGCTCACTCAGAGGTGTTGGGAAGTGATTGATGCCCAGGCAGAGCTTGCACTGCGCTCTGAAGGTTTCACTGAGATTGACCTGCCCACATTGGAACACATCTTGCAGAGGGAAACCCTGAATGTAAAGGAGACGGTGGTGTTCCAGGCCATTCTAGGATGGGCCGATGCAGAGTGTCGGAGACAGGGCCTGACCCCCTTGTCACAGAACCAGCGCTCCGTTCTGGGGAAGGCTTTGCACCTTGTGCGTCTGCCTTCAATGACACTGCAGGAATTTGCAGATGGAGCCGCGCAGTCAAACATTTTAACCCTTGAGGAAACACACGACATCTTTCTCTGGTACACGGCTGCTACGAAACCTGCGCTGGGATTCCCGGTTGAACCCAGAAAGGGACTGATGGCGCAATGCTGTCATCGGTTTCAATCTTCTGCATACCGAAGCAACCAGTGGCGCTACCGCGGACGCTGTGACAGTATCCAGTTCGCTGTGGACAAGCGTGTGTTTATCACCGGACTTGGTCTATATGGCTCCAGTGGAGGGAAGGCGGAATATGGCGTCAGAATTGAACTAAAGAGACAGGGAGTGCTTCTGGCACAAAACTTGACCAAATTTGTGTCAGACGGTTCTAGCTCAACATTCCCTGTGTGGTTTGAGCACCCAGTACAAGTGGAGCAGGACGCGTTCTACACGGTAAGCGCTGTCCTAGACGGGAACGAGCTAAGTTATTTTGGACAGGAAGGAATGACAGAAGTCCAGTGTGGGAAAGTCACCTTTCAGTTTCAGTGTTCCTCTGACAGTACCAACGGGACAGGGGTGCAGGGGGGACAGATTCCAGAGCTGATATTTTATGCATGATTACGTGGATTTATCTGTTAATGAAGAGACAGCAGGGGaatttttcctcaaaaaaaagCCGTTACTCACAATATAGCTGCAAGACACTACTTAAAGAGGAGACTATCCcctctgattttatttattttttacatcttgCATACAATGGAATGCTGCCCaaacttatttatttctttaaacatATTGTTTTAAAACATGTACTTTAATTTAAGCACATTTGATTTCTAATTATTCACAATCTGCCTGTGTACAATGAAACATGGGTAGTTTGCACTTGAAACTAGGCAGCTTTTCCTCTGCcttgttattaaatgtttatttgttgacAGCTTGATGCTGAGTGACCCGAAAAAGGGTTTCATGAGCCTGCAGaatcataaaatatttgtttctattcatcaaacagtattttgttttcttttgtctaTTGCACAGTTTTATGACCTATACTGTTTCACTCTTGGGTAAAATATGATCTTTCAAACCcttaaaaatgaaaagtctgtcatcatttactcattcttatgtcattccaaactttagTGTCTAAACTGATTTCTTAAAACACAAAAGACAATATATTGAAGAATGTTTGAACTGTTTTTGCCCATAATATAGGGtccaacaaataataaaaaaagatccaaaacaacaatggaacccactgactttcactgtatgtacaaaaaactaaaacaccaAGACATATGTTTTTTGTTCCAGAggcaaaagaaagtcatacaagtttgaaatTACATGTTTGCAAACACATTGTCAAAATTTTGATTTGTATTGTTGATTGAGCAAAGCAAATGACCAACACCATCAAAGTGTTGAGTTCAGGTAAAAATTTCATTTAGAGTTGCACAGCACCCTCTGGGCTTTAACAGCAGCACTACACAGAGCAGCGCACATACTCATATACAGTATACCAGTACAATTTAGATGAGCAGCAAAGCATCATGGTAAACTACAGTGTCACTTATGTGATGCTTACCAATAGCTGGTGCACTGATACACAGCTCTCAAGGAAGGGTTTTCCCAAAACATACACATTCACCTAGgacaagagagaaagacagactgaGAAAAGGACATAAATTTGTGGCCAAGAAAGAAAATGTTGGTGAAAATGACCACCTTAATAATCATTAAAAGAAGAAGATATCCATGAAGAAAGatgcacatgcacaaacacagacaccCTATTTCTTCCATCTGGGCCCTGATTCATTAAAGAGGAATCTTTTTTGGTGGATGTCAGAGGTCATGACCACTGAAAAGCAGGATGGCCCTCACACACTCCTGACCTGAAGGGGGCGGAGACAGCCTTATGCCTCAAAAAGCTCCTCTGTCTGGGGCTGAGCAAAGGAATTTATGGGTCCTTTCTCTGGTAAAATCTTGTAATGACTCAAATACTGCAGTGGACAGGTTCTGGGTGTTAGTGTGTGTGACAGGGAGGGGGTTTAATAGGACAGCTGGGAGGGTAAAAAGATAAAACGGACACAACAGCTGGGGGAAAATGGCTTTGACATTTTTCCTCTTTCCACTGAACCACCACCCCATGAACCCAGGAATTCCCCGTCTCCTAGCAACCAAGTATTCTGTGTCCATGGAGACCAGCATACCTGTCCAAACAAGACAAAGTGTATTAAAAcatcccataaaaaaaaaacatcattgtgGGATTTTCAGTCACCAGGGCAACAAGAAAAATAATCCTTATGGATGACTCAGTTAAATTAATGATAATTGTTTTAGGATTTGAACTTTCCAGGGAGAAATCTCACGTTGCAAAATTAGCTAAATGCCATTAATGTTATCTCTAATCACCTTAAGATAACATTTCACATCCTTTACAGTGTTTGGGTGCCAACATAAAATTACAgatactataaaataatataaaatcaaaaaaaataagtcaaatatAAAAAGATTGTCAAGAATAAATTGGGCAAAAGAGCTAAAATAATCCACAAACTCAGGCAGATTGGAGTTTTACAGCTAATCTGAGAGCAAGAAACTATTTCAGAGGCTGACATTTGGAAAATAATTCTAAACGTTTAGCTAAATTTACCCTTTCCAGTGGAAAATGAGACCAACAATACTCTCACTcttactcacactctctctctctctctctctctctctctctctcgctctctctcaaacacacacactcacacacacatccctTACCCTCCTGGGCAGAAAGTGGAAGTTCTCTCATGTGTTCTTATGTAACCCTACCAAGACATCTGACTGAACATGTACATTATGTAATCTCAGAGAGATGGAAAACATACATGCTGTCAGCTTCTGTTGCCTCTATTTATGCTCTATTTTGCCTCTATTTATGCGAGAAGCATAATCCATGAAAATCCAAATGCACAAATATCGGATTGTCATTTTTAGACTGTAGAAAGCAGATGAAAGCTGATTAAAATTACCTCGTACTCAAGCACTTTCCCatgtagagtatatatatatatatatatatatatatatatatatatatatatatatatatatatatatatataaaacagaataaaCTGGTCCAATTAAATCTGTGAGCGTTATCGAGTGCACCTGGTGCACCTGGATGCTGGTAGACTAAGCATTTTGAGTTGGTTACTATTAGAAAGACAACAAAGTCATACagactttacattaaaagtaaaatgaaTCCATAAAACGTTTATACAGATCTATTtgcttattttaaagtaaaaatgaatccataaaacatttatttagatctATTTGCTTATTTTAATGGTGAGAAATGGATCAGGAAATGTCATAATTTGGATGTGCACTAACTGCCAGGCCTTGCCTCTGACCCCAACaagattattaaaaacaaatcaaactaTGATAAACTAAAGCAGGGTTTTCCAGttgagtttttttgtgtgtgtgcatattatgCAGGCCTAATTCAGTTTCCTGAAAGACACACCCTGCTAATTTCCTGACTCACTTTGAACATACATAAACACCCTGAAAACGCCAACTCTAATACAAGCGAGAACCCATCATCGGACACCAGATGAGGCCTTTCTGCAGTGTAGACACAGGAGAACTAAGGGTCTATGACTATCATCAGCTTCAGACACTGACCAAATCAGTTCCCACAGAGGACCCCTCTTACTCAACCTCTCTTCTTCTGTACCACTTTGTCttctttctgtgaaacacaatcagtgtcacattatctctTCTTATTCTATTTTGCAGTCTCTTCTCATATATATATTCTCAAGTTAATATCACAATTATGTAAATTAGGTGCTAAGAGTCCACTAAAAAAAAGATGATTAATGACGATTATAGTATACAAACTATACAGAACGATGCTAGCATACTACCAGCATTGGGGAGTAATGGAATACATGTAACGttgatatgtatttaaaatacaaaatatgagtaactgtattttgttatggttacattttaaacaggcaatcaaattacagttatatccgaaaagtattttaaattaccAAAGtgattattttgaatttaaatgttatttatttcatttaatattaatgCAATTTTTTAACCAATGAGGCAACTGGTGATTCTCtgactcttaaaaaataaataaaaacgcatgcagccaggggcgtagcaaccgggggggacgggggggacacgtcccccgcacttttagaaacaggtgattctgacccctgctaatttttttttttttttaggatccagcgtgaatatttcctgtagtgttctctgatttgttacttagatttaaatgctctcctaattgtcactttggataaaagcgtctgctaaataagacgtaacaatattattggtttctgctgtcttttgtctacgtgctgctcgcggagtaaaattatcatttcacaataaatcatatttgttttgcaacgaatatcttaaaatactttatcaaattttattcttttaattcataactgttactttatgtcctaactagtctgtaggaaaggcaggctgtgacgtcactggcggagagagggggcagttgctcaacctctccagaatgtgtacaggtgagatttgtataaaaaaaaaaagcagattgactatcttaagctgcagtagggaacttttgacgctttaGCGGTTAATACAcataactgcttgcgtcttgcggaagaacatcgtagccggaactacttctctctgtttatgtctatgaagaatcacaaaggtactgggttactccgccgcggtacccccgaagcaatctaaaatagtccgaatataaacacttattataggtgcaccctagtgattcaggacaagccaaaaacacggtttggaaaatagattaatgttgtactcgcttattatatacatgtttctacattttgaacacaaacaaagttacggaccgcagctctgattggttgttttttaccgggagtgatgtatttctgcaaatggcaataggaccactgggaggagccagaggagcttgattttttcacagattatctgtctcttatttttcataaaatgtatgttgtataaaattactgtaggcctagatgtaatctgtatactcatttaacacctgtttttgtccaactgttaaaaaaacagttattgttcaaatgtagtgcaactgaaatattgtaaatatcataaaatatctttatttcataaaaaaaaattatagatggtctcccattggtctcaaagtcctgcagtattttttaatttcgagtatgatttaacaaaaataggttcctgtaagctatcatgtcatgttcccaaatttgaaaaagtaaaatgccaaatggtattctatttagaatttattatgaacatcagctttgggtcaaatcaccatacagctgtcccccccacttttaaaatggctgctacgcccctgCATGCAGCCTGTTGAGTTTGCAACCTGTAGAGTGCAGATATTAGTCAGGACTCGTAAAAATGCAAGACAAAAACAGTCAAGCGTAGTTTTTTTGTCATGGATACACAAAGACAGTTTTACTAACTAATGTGAAAAAGGACATAACATCACAGTGCAATTTTTGTTTAACTGTTCTGCATCAAAACCTAGAAAAAGTTGTACTTAATCTTTAGTTAACAGTAAGGGACTTAACATCAAAGAACAGTATTTCTGATTTGCTCTATATCGCCAACAAAAACAGTTCCAAATATGGAGTTTCTATTTACACTGAGTGTACATAGCCCACATTGTTGGCAGAAGCTATTATGAGTAACTGCATCTACAATTTCTAGTTGGAACAGACGTGAACACAAAAGACACATATTTAAAGACAACAACAGTGGTGTAGAGGAAAGACATGTGACAAGAACTTCTGATGCAATCGACCCAAGCTCGAATCCACCTTTTGCCGAACTCATTTTACTCCCGTTCTTCTCCCTAGCTGTTCCCATCACATTTCAGATCAGAAaggcttttttaataaaaaaaataaagaaaatattaaaaaagtgaagtgactGACTTGAACACACTGCAAAATCTGTTTGATCCACTTTAGTATGTTATTGCATCTTAAATCCCACTGGCCAAATGCTCAAACCCTGACAGAAGGATAACAGGTTgtggaaacataaaaaaaaagatgtgtttaAGTAGCCTGTGACGTAAACTTATGGTGGGATTGGAAACAGCTTTAGACTGCTGGAAACACCTTCCCATCATAAACAAAAATCAGATTCACACAAACTCTGAGGCATCACATTACTTAAATATGTTATCTCATATATCACCATTCACCCTCAATAACAGACATTTTAATTTCTCTCTAAATGCATTCATCACCTCATGGCCAATAGGATACAAGGTGCTCCCTCCGTTCGGCAGATGAGGTAGAGGCAAGCGGCGATGACGTGGGATGATCGCCCTCTAGTCAGATGCTTGGAGAGGGCCATCTTGTAAAAGTTGAAGGCAGTGTCCAGACAGTGCTGATTCATTTGTAGCTGATGGTTTATCTGTTGCTCAGCTGAATAAAACACAACCAAAACACCACATTCTGACTTTTTTACAGCACATTTACAGCAGGTTTTCTCCCTtagaacatgcaaacacacaatgGTAAAAGGTCCTGGTTTTCCCCTTCTGGGATTTAAACAGACAATCTTTGGGTTACCAGTCCAACTCTATGTTCCATTTAAATCTAAACAAACAAGAACTATTTAAGGACTttggaattaattattttaaaccagACGGGGAGGAAAACTATTGCCTCATAGATTATTCTTGGTTAAGCATTTTCCTAAGCAAAAATGCAACGGATGTagtgacagatcttttcttccatagcagaaaaaaaaaactatattgtggggaaaatacattttaaccatGTTTTAGGAAGAAAATCCTATATAAATCAGCCAAATGATACATGAACAAACCCCTCTGCAGAATATGGAATATGAGTAAAACTGTGTTGCTGAAGAGTACATTTGAATATGCATCTAAACACTAAAATCTATCAATCACTCAAAAGAATTGACCAGTGTATGAatggataaaaaacaaaaaactatggTTTTGCCTGTAGTCTTGCTTTAGGCAAACTAAATGACTGAAGAAGTCCTCCATACATCACCAAAAAGAGGTCTATCATTTGGGTATGTTATTCACAAATAAGATTTTAACATGAATTTCAGAAAGCAGATAAGGTGAAGTCTGGTATAAATatggtgaagtgtgtaattttgtgtaattttcctATTCCAGCTGCATTGGATTATAAAGTAGTGTCTctactatttttaatgttatcaCCAAAAACTGATAGTTTAACTATACTCAAAATACTTATAGCCATTATATGCATTTCTACAAAGTTATTACAAAGTAAAGGTTTGGGTTTATTCTGAATGAGCACCTGCTGTGGACGTGCTGTTTGAGAACACATATGAACCCCTTTAGACTGGGAGGAGAGCATCTTCAAGCTGAAAGCAGATCTGTTTATACAGACTCAAGATCTCACAGAGCATCTTTTGTTCTCTCACCACACACAGATAGTATAAATCTTGATGGAGACATGAGGCCATTAATCACACATGTacattcccacacacacacacacaaataaagtgGCCTCTGCATTTCCCTCCCAGCACACACAGACCATACGGTTTGTAAGACCAAACAGATTCATCGGTTGCTACACAAAAGCACATAAACGCACAACACCTTCTGACTTCTCAGGCTTAATAAGCCTCTTTCAAAACAACCATTACCATCTGGCTGAAACGAACCTCATACACTTAACTTGAAACCACATTACACAAGACCACAGCTTCCAAATAATCCCTCTTTATTATAAACACAGGACACATATACTAAACCATCTATTCAATCAAGTTGTTCGATGCATCTGAACATTATATACGAACAAGTTGTAAATTGTCAGTGATTCATAATATTGTCTCATATCCACAGgagatcagttttaaaataatttggtgACCTTAAGAACTacatattacaaaacaaaatgtatacctttaaataaaaaagacaaaacagactTAACAATGATACATGTATAATGCTAAGAACATGCCATTTTTATGATAGAATAAACATCTATAGTGTGAAGGAATCAAGACAAAGCATTCAAATATTTAGATTACAAACTCTATGAGAAATGAATGAAAGCCATAtaattgttttaactttttcGATTTTATGTGACATGCTTAAGGTATCTCGATACCCTTTAAGCAATTTAggggatcatttgacactgaagtctggagtaacagctgctgaaaatccagctttgtcatcatataaataattaaaatatattaaataggaaaacagttattttaaatggttatatgtctgttcaaataaatgtggATTTGGTGATAAaacttacaaatatatatatatgtgtgtgtgtatgtatgtatgtatatatatatatatatatatatatatatatatatatatatatatatatatataaattggttAAATGAAGGGGATATGAATTCTTCATGAAtggcatatactgtatatgaacacTCACCGTTCTCCCTCCCTCCTGTCTCCTGGACTCCCTCCCAACCCCAGTGTGGAAGTTTCCTCTCAATGATGACATATTTCCAGATGCtataaacaaagcaaaaaattTCATATTTTAGTAATGAAAACATGACTATCTTAACCAAGCATTACAGTATGCTTttcaatattaatacttttagtttccttttttattcgtcaaaccatttttatattaagcttttctttctttttaatatttttatgttattaaatgatctacaatttatatttttttgtttaattatgacTCTGTGAAGCACTTTGTATTACCCCAGTGCAAATAAATTTGCCTTGCCTAGTAATCTTCATCTTACCCAATACTTAATACCCAATACCAGGGGTGAACTGCTGCACATTTGGCAGAACACAACACACAATCTTCTGCCTTGTATTTGCTGAGCATTGTGAGCATGATAGTACTACAGCTGGCTGATCAGATCGCAGACACAGCAACAACACCAGGACTCTGTTATTATCATTCTTGGcgactttaataaagcaaatctctTACATGCCTCACCAGagacaaaaatattttgaatcactgctacaccacaataCAGGACGCATATCGCTCCGTTCCCAGAGCAGCTTTAGGACCCTCTGGGAACCGCATTGGTGCTCCCCTGCTCAACCTTCAAGAACTCTAtgcatccagagtgaggaaaagggctcagaaaatcactctggatacCTCACATCCAAGGCATATCCTTTTTTAACTTTTTCAGTCTAGTCGGAGCTAGCACCAAACACCAGGACAGATAGACAAGAAAAGCATCTCCCTCCAGGCAATCTACCTTATAAACACAGTTATGAACATTGTGCAAGAAAAATGTGCAATACcacttatatttatttgatacCACCCTTATTGTATTCCATCTATAGCACACCTATACATAATATTTTGTCTATTATCATGTAcatgtgtattttattaatatagctttttttattatctgtgtgttttttgttgttttctctgtgTTCTGGAAGCTTCTGTCAAAACTTATTCCTTTTATGTGCAAACATTCTTGGTAATAAAGCTGTTTCTGACTGCTGACAGGCTTCGTTGCAAGATAatgcaattatatttaaatatgaaacatcACAGCCATCAGCTGTTTCAAGATGGTACTGCATTTCAAAACCAAAACTAATATTTCCCCataaaaactgctattttatGCTTTTGATCCCTAGATGGGGCAGGCGTGTTGTAGCCTTTCATTCATTTCAAATTAGGACAACCTCCAAGTCACGCGCTCAAGTAAAGCCTTCAGCGGAGCACACTGTACATTGTTACTGTACGTGTACTCAAGCTTCTGTCCATGCATTTATTACAGATCACATAAATCGTGAAGAATAAACTTGAGGAAGATGGCTTGAAGTTTTATTTCTGACTGGCAGGTGAACAACGCTGCAATGAGCTGCTTTCTTATTTAAACCATGCTCCTGAACTCCAAGCGACCATGCTTTGGCTCTTCTTGTGCGTCGTGGTCGGGGATGTTCTTGT is a window from the Carassius gibelio isolate Cgi1373 ecotype wild population from Czech Republic chromosome A13, carGib1.2-hapl.c, whole genome shotgun sequence genome containing:
- the LOC128026458 gene encoding BTB/POZ domain-containing protein 6-A-like produces the protein MPAATEFKLSHHGRIMKCVTFLLLLPETLKKLKRASKHPGRLSLCYNILTLSLKKRMAAELYPVNDQAPVQKNETVIRSLSEKKRSVEPAAQTTASIANTPTPEQNINNNNVEIPSCHSAHPTLRERNALMFNNEHMADVHFIVGPPGESERVPAHKYVLAVGSSVFCAMFYGDLAEGDSDIHIPDVEPAAFLILLKYMYSDEIELAADTVLATLYAAKKYLVSALARACVGFLETSLEARNACVLLSQSLLFEEPELTQRCWEVIDAQAELALRSEGFTEIDLPTLEHILQRETLNVKETVVFQAILGWADAECRRQGLTPLSQNQRSVLGKALHLVRLPSMTLQEFADGAAQSNILTLEETHDIFLWYTAATKPALGFPVEPRKGLMAQCCHRFQSSAYRSNQWRYRGRCDSIQFAVDKRVFITGLGLYGSSGGKAEYGVRIELKRQGVLLAQNLTKFVSDGSSSTFPVWFEHPVQVEQDAFYTVSAVLDGNELSYFGQEGMTEVQCGKVTFQFQCSSDSTNGTGVQGGQIPELIFYA